A stretch of Pomacea canaliculata isolate SZHN2017 linkage group LG6, ASM307304v1, whole genome shotgun sequence DNA encodes these proteins:
- the LOC112566364 gene encoding zinc finger protein 883-like, translating into MSAINNPVQVSCIHSIKTELRSVADLQEDLNDNVTLKTESTFSSYTDMTYCSQISCVQLGNISGPVYMKPEHAWDIPQSNCKHENTVKLEFISQVAIDCIKTEQDPGSELHPIKAECAAHIEHSDCSHESAVKVECHCQDVTCSIKSEQDLVQCAKTEEQLVFKQEEQDDSHIVKTETGWPGQHTMRQNNIDENCQEISVARCITPEVTDIMRENQHQTHATVTKVTIDSTTGSRSDAKPYQCKVCLCSFSFFTLLQKHKMMHSDFKAYNCTPCSVVLERIDTFKQHKETNSNKRSDHTGERPHQCNVCHVAFKRLHSLKIHMVTHSDLKPYQCTVCPLSFKRLDVLKQHIMTHSDKRPYQCSVCHVTFKRPSSLKKHMVNHSDVKSYQCSICNISFQFSSDFKKHMVTHSDERPHQCSVCHVAFKTPRALKQHMVTHSDLKPYQCTVCHVAFKRLPNLKEHMVSHSDERPHQCSVCHVAFKRAKALKKHMLTHHDVKSYQCSACKKTYRRSSELKRHMLIHSDATSSVPSV; encoded by the coding sequence ATGTCTGCCATAAACAATCCAGTCCAGGTCTCATGTATACACAGCATAAAGACTGAACTGAGGTCTGTAGCTGATCTACAAGAAGACCTAAATGATAATGTAACGCTTAAGACAGAAAgcacattttcttcttatacAGATATGACATATTGCTCACAAATTAGCTGTGTGCAGCTTGGAAACATTTCTGGTCCAGTTTACATGAAACCTGAACATGCTTGGGATATTCCTCAATCAAACTGTAAACATGAGAATACTGTAAAACTGGAGTTCATCTCTCAAGTTGCCATTGATTGTATTAAAACTGAGCAAGATCCTGGTTCAGAACTTCATCCTATAAAAGCCGAGTGTGCTGCACACATTGAGCACTCAGACTGCAGTCATGAGAGTGCTGTGAAAGTGGAGTGCCACTGTCAAGATGTTACCTGTTCAATTAAGTCTGAGCAGGATCTTGTGCAGTGTGCGAAGACAGAGGAGCAGCTTGTATTtaagcaagaagaacaagatgatAGTCATATTGTGAAGACTGAGACAGGTTGGCCTGGTCAGCATACAATGAGGCAGAATAACATTGATGAGAATTGTCAAGAAATCAGTGTTGCTAGATGCATAACTCCTGAGGTGACAGATATTATGAGAGAAAATCAACATCAGACACATGCAACTGTTACTAAAGTCACCATTGATTCCACAACAGGAAGTAGAAGTGATGCCAAACCTTATCAGTGCaaagtgtgtttatgttctttcagtttttttaccCTACTCCAGAAACACAAGATGATGCACTCTGATTTTAAAGCTTACAATTGTACTCCATGTAGTGTTGTCTTAGAAAGAATAGATACTTTTAAACAGCATAAGGAAACTAACAGTAATAAGAGATCTGACCACACTggtgagagacctcaccagtgtaatgtatgtcatgtagctttcaaaagattacaTTCTCTAAAAATACatatggtgactcacagtgatttGAAGCCTTaccagtgtactgtatgtcctttatctttcaaaagattagatgTCCTAAAACAGCACATAATGACCCACAGTGATAAGAGACCTTACCAGTGTTCTGTCTGTCATGTAACCTTCAAAAGACCTAGTTCCctaaaaaagcacatggtgaatcacagtgatgtgaaatcttaccagtgcagtatatgtaatatttctttccagttttcaagtgattttaaaaaacacatggtgacccacagtgatgagagacctcaccagtgttcTGTCTGTCATGTAGCCTTTAAAACACCTCGTGCcctaaaacagcacatggtgactcatAGTGATTTGAAACCTTaccagtgtactgtatgtcatgtagctttcaaaagattaccTAACCTAAAAGAGCACATGGTGagtcacagtgatgagagacctcaccagtgttcTGTCTGTCATGTAGCCTTCAAAAGAGCTAAAGCCCTAAAAAAGCACATGCTGACTCACCATGATGTGAAATCTTACCAGTGCAGCGCATGTAAGAAAACTTATAGGCGGTCATCTGAGTTAAAAAGACACATGCTTATCCACAGTGATGCTACCTCATCAGTGCCATCAGTGTAG